A DNA window from Procambarus clarkii isolate CNS0578487 chromosome 3, FALCON_Pclarkii_2.0, whole genome shotgun sequence contains the following coding sequences:
- the LOC138368348 gene encoding uncharacterized protein gives MASPRRRFSPSTRGNTPPSTRGNTPPSTRGNTSPSTRGNTPPSTRGNTPPSTRGNTPPSTRCNTPPSTRGNTPPSTRGNTPPSTRGNTSPSTRGNTPPSTRGNTPPSTRGNTPPSTRGNTPPSTRGNTPPSTRGNTPPSTRGNTPPSTRGNTPPSTRGNTPPSTRGNTPPSTCGNTPPSNRGNTPPSTCGNTPPSTRGNTPPSTCGNTPPSTRGNTPPSTRGNTPPRTRGNTPPSTCGNTPPSTRGNTPPSTCGNTPPSTRGNTPPSTRGNTPPSTRGNTPPSTRGNTPPSTCGNTPPSTRGNTPPSTRGNSPPSTCGNTPPSTRGNTPPSNRGNTPPSTCGNTPPSTRGNTPPSTRGNSPPSTCGNTPPSTRGNTPPSTRGNTPPSTRGNSPPTSNVGDACLTTLVTP, from the coding sequence ATGGCCAGCCCCAGGCGACGCTTCTCTCCCAGCACCCGTGGCAACACTCCTCCCAGCACCCGTGGCAACACTCCTCCCAGCACCCGTGGCAACACTTCTCCCAGCACCCGTGGCAACACTCCTCCCAGCACCCGTGGCAACACTCCTCCCAGCACCCGTGGCAACACTCCTCCCAGCACCCGTTGCAACACTCCTCCCAGCACCCGTGGCAACACTCCTCCCAGCACCCGTGGCAACACTCCTCCCAGCACCCGTGGCAACACTTCTCCCAGCACCCGTGGCAACACTCCTCCCAGCACCCGTGGCAACACTCCTCCCAGCACCCGTGGCAACACTCCTCCCAGCACCCGTGGCAACACTCCTCCCAGCACCCGTGGCAACACTCCTCCCAGCACCCGTGGCAACACTCCTCCCAGCACCCGTGGCAACACTCCTCCCAGCACCCGTGGCAACACTCCTCCCAGCACCCGTGGCAACACTCCTCCCAGCACCCGTGGCAACACTCCTCCCAGCACCTGTGGCAACACTCCTCCCAGCAACCGTGGCAACACTCCTCCCAGCACCTGTGGCAACACTCCTCCCAGCACCCGTGGCAACACTCCTCCCAGCACCTGTGGCAACACTCCTCCCAGCACCCGTGGCAACACTCCTCCCAGCACCCGTGGTAACACTCCTCCCCGCACCCGTGGCAACACTCCTCCCAGCACCTGTGGCAACACTCCTCCCAGCACCCGTGGCAACACTCCTCCCAGTACCTGTGGCAACACTCCTCCCAGCACCCGTGGCAACACTCCTCCCAGCACCCGTGGCAACACTCCTCCCAGCACCCGTGGCAACACTCCTCCCAGCACCCGTGGCAATACTCCTCCCAGCACCTGTGGCAACACTCCTCCCAGCACCCGTGGCAACACTCCTCCCAGCACCCGTGGCAACTCTCCTCCCAGCACCTGTGGCAACACTCCTCCCAGCACCCGTGGCAACACTCCTCCCAGCAACCGTGGCAACACTCCTCCCAGCACCTGTGGCAACACTCCTCCCAGCACCCGTGGCAACACTCCTCCCAGCACCCGTGGCAACTCTCCTCCCAGCACCTGTGGCAACACTCCTCCCAGCACCCGTGGCAACACTCCTCCCAGCACCCGTGGCAACACTCCTCCCAGCACCCGTGGCAACTCTCCTCCCACATCTAACGTGGGAGATGCATGTCTAACCACATTAGTGACCCCATAA
- the LOC138368359 gene encoding S-antigen protein-like — MIKQIQRGQFYVKVVLRRGGKDCVTGRGRADCHKEGADCVTRREQTASQGEEEQTASQGEEEQTASQGGSRLRHKEGADCVTRRQQTASQGGSKLCHKEAADCVTRTEQTVSQGSSRLRHKEGADCVTRREQTVSQGEEEQTASQGGSRLRHKERKSRLRHKEAADCVTRREQTVSQGGSRLRHKEAADCVTMRQQTASQGGNRLCHKERKSRLRHNEAADGVTRREQTVSQGEEEQTASQGESRLRHKESRLCHKERADCVTRREQTASQGGSRLCHKEAADCVTRRQQTASQGGSRLCHKEAADCVTRRDDRRVIECWR, encoded by the coding sequence ATGATAAAGCAAATCCAAAGAGGCCAATTTTATGTAAAGGTTGTGTTAAGAAGAGGAGGCAAAGACTGCGTTACAGGGAGAGGAAGAGCAGACTGTCACAAGGAGGGAGCAGACTGCGTCACAAGGAGGGAGCAGACTGCgtcacaaggagaggaagagcagactgcgtcacaaggagaggaagagcagaCTGCGtcacaaggaggcagcagactgCGTCACAAGGAGGGAGCAGACTGTGtcacaaggaggcagcagactgCGTCACAAGGAGGGAGCAAACTGTGtcacaaggaggcagcagactgCGTCACAAGGACGGAGCAGACTGTGTCACAAGGAAGCAGCAGACTGCGTCACAAGGAGGGAGCAGACTGCGTCACAAGGAGGGAGCAGACTGTgtcacaaggagaggaagagcagaCTGCGTCACAAGGAGGGAGCAGACTGCgtcacaaggagaggaagagcagaCTGCGtcacaaggaggcagcagactgCGTCACAAGGAGGGAGCAGACTGTGTCACAAGGAGGGAGCAGACTGCGtcacaaggaggcagcagactgCGTCACAATGAGGCAGCAGACGGCGTCACAAGGAGGGAACAGACTGTgtcacaaggagaggaagagcagaCTGCGTCACAATGAGGCAGCAGACGGCGTCACAAGGAGGGAACAGACTGTgtcacaaggagaggaagagcagaCTGCGTCACAAGGAGAGAGCAGACTGCGTCACAAGGAGAGCAGACTGTGTCACAAGGAGAGAGCAGACTGTGTCACAAGGAGAGAGCAGACTGCGtcacaaggaggcagcagactgtgtcacaaggaggcagcagactgcgtcacaaggaggcagcagactgCGTCACAAGGAGGGAGCAGACTGTGtcacaaggaggcagcagactgtGTCACAAGGAGGGATGACAGGCGTGTCATAGAGTGTTGGAGATGA